The Flavobacterium praedii genome window below encodes:
- a CDS encoding phosphopantetheine-binding protein — protein MDREIALEQLKEIVKPYVQDQESFDSLTEETTFINDLKINSANLVDVILDIEEKFDIMIDNESMEKMANVKTAIEIIEIELAKK, from the coding sequence ATGGATAGAGAAATTGCATTAGAACAATTAAAGGAAATTGTAAAACCATATGTACAAGATCAAGAATCATTTGATTCGTTAACAGAAGAAACTACTTTTATAAATGATTTGAAAATAAATTCAGCAAATTTAGTTGATGTGATATTGGATATTGAAGAAAAGTTTGATATTATGATTGATAATGAATCAATGGAGAAAATGGCAAATGTAAAAACTGCAATTGAAATTATTGAAATCGAGTTGGCGAAAAAATGA
- a CDS encoding 4'-phosphopantetheinyl transferase family protein → MIGNDIVDLFLARKESNWRRKGYLEKIFTQEEQNLIHNDSNPEQMVWNLWTRKESSYKIYNRETGISGYFPLRLKCHFEDEFSGIVSIGDFVFYTQTQITDSYIYSIAVSRLELLDNIITLENFENIKKENGIPFIFDLPSNSIKPVSISHHGRFQRIITLR, encoded by the coding sequence ATGATAGGCAATGATATTGTTGATTTATTTTTAGCTCGAAAAGAAAGTAATTGGCGAAGAAAAGGTTATTTGGAGAAAATTTTTACTCAGGAAGAACAAAATTTAATTCATAATGATTCCAATCCAGAACAAATGGTTTGGAATTTATGGACTAGAAAAGAGTCATCGTATAAAATTTATAATCGCGAAACAGGAATTAGCGGTTATTTTCCTTTGCGCTTAAAGTGTCATTTTGAAGATGAATTCTCAGGAATAGTTTCGATTGGTGATTTTGTATTTTATACACAAACGCAAATAACAGATTCTTATATTTATTCAATTGCTGTTTCTAGGCTTGAATTATTAGATAACATTATTACTTTAGAGAACTTTGAAAACATAAAGAAAGAAAATGGAATTCCTTTTATTTTTGATTTACCTTCAAATTCAATTAAACCTGTTTCAATTAGTCATCACGGACGTTTTCAAAGAATAATTACTTTAAGATAA